One Rhodospirillaceae bacterium genomic region harbors:
- a CDS encoding gluconolactonase, producing MTRYKDLDFEVFSPVRNELGEGPIYDSTTAELIWFDIVGQVMFIGNTNQGTLRSYGFGEPVSAAFLTNSDILLVAAASGVVAFNRTTGRRTANLSVEACNSLTRANDSRTAPNNAIWLGTMGLGQESGAGSIYHLRNGVCTRLFEKITVPNAICFSPDGETAYFCDTPKRLIMKTRIDPETSLPVGKPSVFIDLTSEKLNPDGAVIDSEGSLWNAQWGAGRVACYDSGGRFIRAVELPATQITCPAFGGDDLKYLYVTSAYQGISRWEQPEAGAVFVIELDVPGLAERRVDL from the coding sequence ATGACCCGCTATAAAGACCTGGATTTCGAGGTTTTCTCTCCGGTGCGTAACGAACTTGGAGAAGGACCAATCTATGACAGCACAACTGCCGAACTTATCTGGTTTGATATTGTTGGTCAGGTAATGTTTATTGGAAATACAAACCAGGGCACACTTAGATCCTATGGATTTGGCGAACCCGTTTCGGCTGCTTTTCTTACTAACTCGGATATTTTGTTAGTTGCTGCGGCAAGCGGGGTGGTTGCTTTTAACAGGACAACGGGGCGGCGGACAGCTAATCTTTCCGTTGAAGCTTGCAATAGCCTAACACGCGCCAATGACAGCCGCACCGCTCCAAATAATGCCATCTGGCTGGGTACGATGGGGCTCGGCCAGGAAAGCGGGGCGGGGTCTATTTACCATCTACGAAACGGGGTCTGCACCCGCTTATTTGAGAAAATCACTGTCCCCAATGCGATCTGTTTTTCGCCAGATGGGGAAACAGCTTATTTTTGTGATACACCGAAGCGGTTGATTATGAAAACGCGGATTGATCCCGAGACAAGCCTTCCAGTAGGGAAACCATCCGTCTTTATTGATCTCACATCGGAAAAGTTGAATCCGGACGGTGCTGTCATAGACAGCGAAGGGTCCCTTTGGAACGCCCAGTGGGGAGCAGGCCGTGTTGCTTGCTATGATAGTGGAGGGCGTTTTATTCGGGCCGTAGAACTACCGGCGACGCAAATAACGTGCCCTGCTTTTGGGGGGGACGACTTGAAATATTTGTATGTCACCTCTGCCTATCAAGGAATTTCTCGCTGGGAACAGCCTGAAGCCGGTGCGGTATTTGTTATCGAACTAGATGTGCCTGGCCTCGCTGAAAGGCGGGTCGACCTATAA
- a CDS encoding 4-hydroxy-3-methylbut-2-en-1-yl diphosphate synthase has translation MFDGHTVWERKVMNGLQEFRKKMDSGVQCLGPSITLKDPVIAEALGPDSDFLWIDTEHSPMTIETVAAHLLGARACNKPALVRVPGSSTESIKPILDSGVDGIIVPQVTSVDEVRKVVADCRYPPTGKRGFGVRRGTNYGRQALDQYLAESPEKLFVAVMLEHENAVRDIEEIVNVPGLDSVVIGTMDLSGSLGHLGNRDHSTVVSAIQTVIDAGRRKNIFVGMGLGYEPELARHWMAQGVQWMQFGCDYEYIVHGASRLFNSVR, from the coding sequence ATGTTTGATGGTCACACAGTATGGGAGAGAAAAGTAATGAATGGCTTACAGGAATTTCGGAAAAAGATGGATTCAGGAGTTCAGTGTTTGGGCCCAAGTATTACCCTTAAGGACCCAGTTATTGCCGAGGCGCTCGGTCCGGATTCGGATTTTCTATGGATAGATACGGAACATAGTCCCATGACCATAGAAACGGTGGCGGCGCATTTACTCGGGGCGAGAGCCTGCAATAAACCGGCACTAGTGAGGGTACCTGGAAGTTCTACAGAAAGCATTAAACCGATCCTAGATTCAGGGGTTGATGGTATAATAGTTCCGCAAGTGACCAGCGTTGATGAAGTAAGGAAGGTCGTGGCGGATTGTCGGTATCCCCCAACTGGGAAACGGGGATTTGGGGTCCGACGGGGGACGAATTATGGGCGTCAAGCATTAGATCAATACTTGGCCGAATCTCCTGAAAAGTTATTTGTTGCGGTGATGCTGGAGCATGAAAATGCTGTTAGAGACATAGAAGAAATTGTCAACGTTCCCGGGTTAGATTCAGTTGTTATTGGGACCATGGACTTGAGCGGTTCATTGGGGCACCTTGGCAATCGGGATCATTCGACAGTTGTTTCAGCTATACAAACGGTTATTGATGCAGGTCGACGGAAGAATATTTTTGTCGGCATGGGACTCGGTTACGAACCAGAACTTGCCCGTCACTGGATGGCGCAGGGAGTGCAGTGGATGCAGTTTGGCTGTGATTATGAGTACATTGTACACGGGGCTTCACGGTTGTTTAATTCTGTTCGCTAA
- a CDS encoding MBL fold metallo-hydrolase has protein sequence MAVDYEIIVQGNNLRLQNGFLGLANATLITCDSGPILFDVGHYCNRSTLLNNLKKRGMKPSDIKLVFLSHLHFDHCNNVDLFPHAKILVSAKEWTYVDAPHKEDLYIPWMIKEQLKKHDVTLIDGEHEITKGVSYFPAPGHTPGSFGVQLNTEENGCVVLAGDSLKYPKEAITGECDMAFGTAESGTNTISRILKIADRIIPGHFPELVKQNGRFTWKDTAELSLVIR, from the coding sequence ATGGCCGTCGATTATGAAATTATTGTCCAGGGGAACAATCTGAGACTACAAAATGGCTTTCTTGGACTGGCCAACGCAACCCTTATAACCTGCGATTCTGGGCCCATACTTTTTGATGTGGGCCATTATTGTAACCGCTCCACCCTNCTAAATAACCTCAAAAAACGTGGNATGAAGCCATCCGACATAAAACTTGTATTTTTATCNCACCTACATTTTGATCACTGTAATAATGTGGATCTTTTCCCTCATGCAAAAATTTTAGTGAGCGCGAAAGAGTGGACCTATGTGGATGCGCCCCACAAAGAGGACCTATACATTCCCTGGATGATCAAGGAACAGCTTAAGAAACACGACGTTACCTTGATCGACGGAGAACACGAAATAACAAAAGGAGTGAGCTATTTCCCCGCNCCGGGCCATACGCCAGGCTCTTTTGGCGTACAGCTCAATACTGAGGAAAATGGCTGCGTTGTATTGGCAGGTGACTCCCTAAAGTACCCGAAAGAGGCGATAACCGGGGAATGTGATATGGCGTTCGGCACCGCCGAGTCGGGCACCAACACTATTTCGCGCATTCTCAAAATCGCTGACCGGATAATTCCCGGTCATTTCCCAGAACTTGTAAAGCAGAATGGACGATTCACCTGGAAAGATACTGCTGAACTCTCCTTGGTAATACGGTAA
- the ccmI gene encoding c-type cytochrome biogenesis protein CcmI encodes MVVWFALGAMVVVSVFLLGRPLIRTKGTVPLRPDYDLVVYREQLKDVELDYKRGVLSESDYKNSCTEIERRILAAGSNRDLLSHGQNPSSXQFRGSLIILCVTVPMLTGFIYYQLGSPLMADQPFVERVASEDXGIGASEFDNAVASLTSRLVDNPEDLEGWILLARTYAFMERFSDAVSAYREAAVLAPNNVDVLMSLAQAIVVSQKGRVTPSARGEFERVLRLDPKNKIARFFVGLEREQAGDLERAYDVWSDLASDSNSEDIWLPELRTRLQALAQKLEXSTNTEITGDTAEPLNEEEEXRAVTAAPGPTREQVEAAGQMTADERGEMIRGMVERLATRLETAPDDIEGWKRLGNARRVLGELTEAEAAYGRALDLSPSDVVALEAQAQIALERSGDGSVPKITQMNYQKILELDNERMDALWYLGLAAYQESRTDEARTLWETLXNLLPPDSPNAREVKRRLGELGG; translated from the coding sequence ATGGTTGTCTGGTTTGCCTTAGGGGCAATGGTGGTTGTTAGTGTTTTTCTTTTGGGTAGGCCACTTATTCGTACAAAAGGTACCGTACCGTTGCGGCCTGACTATGATTTGGTGGTTTATAGAGAGCAGCTAAAAGATGTCGAGTTAGATTACAAAAGGGGCGTACTTTCTGAGAGCGACTATAAAAATTCCTGCACAGAAATCGAGCGAAGGATATTGGCGGCAGGTAGCAATCGAGATCTTCTNAGTCACGGGCAAAACCCCTCATCTNCTCAGTTTAGGGGTTCACTGATCATTCTTTGTGTAACGGTCCCGATGTTGACGGGGTTCATATATTATCAATTAGGCAGTCCGCTGATGGCGGACCAGCCTTTTGTCGAGCGGGTCGCTTCTGAGGATGNTGGAATAGGGGCCAGTGAGTTTGATAATGCTGTGGCNAGCTTAACATCCAGGCTTGTAGACAACCCAGAGGATCTGGAAGGCTGGATTTTGTTGGCACGAACTTATGCTTTCATGGAGCGTTTCAGCGACGCTGTTAGCGCGTATCGGGAGGCTGCGGTTCTTGCACCTAATAATGTCGATGTGCTGATGTCTTTGGCCCAGGCAATTGTTGTTAGCCAAAAAGGGAGGGTCACACCATCCGCTAGGGGAGAGTTTGAAAGGGTTCTGAGGTTGGACCCCAAAAACAAAATAGCTAGATTTTTTGTTGGCTTAGAACGGGAGCAGGCCGGCGATCTTGAGCGGGCCTATGATGTGTGGAGTGACCTCGCGTCTGACTCAAACTCAGAGGATATTTGGTTGCCAGAATTGAGAACGCGTCTGCAGGCCTTGGCCCAAAAACTAGAANTTTCAACTAACACCGAAATTACGGGCGATACCGCGGAGCCACTTAATGAAGAGGAGGAAGNGCGAGCCGTTACTGCCGCCCCTGGGCCCACGAGGGAGCAGGTAGAGGCTGCCGGTCAGATGACTGCGGATGAGAGAGGGGAAATGATCCGCGGAATGGTGGAACGGCTGGCAACTAGATTGGAGACTGCGCCAGATGATATAGAAGGCTGGAAAAGATTAGGCAATGCACGCCGGGTATTAGGAGAGTTGACGGAAGCGGAAGCAGCTTATGGCCGTGCCCTGGATCTAAGCCCTAGCGATGTGGTTGCATTAGAGGCCCAAGCACAAATCGCATTGGAGAGATCCGGTGATGGGTCCGTTCCCAAGATCACCCAGATGAATTATCAGAAAATTCTTGAATTAGATAACGAGCGTATGGATGCTCTCTGGTACCTGGGTTTGGCGGCATACCAAGAATCGCGAACCGATGAGGCCAGAACCTTATGGGAGACTTTGNTAAACCTACTTCCCCCTGATAGCCCTAATGCGCGGGAGGTCAAAAGAAGATTAGGAGAGTTAGGAGGTTAA
- a CDS encoding cytochrome C biogenesis protein, which yields MKNYLVGAVVFFLWGFVEANAFDTDEPLDXPILEERARELAKEIRCLVCQNQSVFDSDADLAKDLRVLVRERVAAGDSDLSVKQFLVERYGDFILLKPPVKPQTYLLWFGPLIITLCAFIFIGFWLRGVSRERPELSEFSAAERRRIEDLIKDEEGGA from the coding sequence ATGAAAAACTATCTAGTCGGGGCGGTTGTCTTTTTCCTATGGGGATTTGTTGAGGCCAACGCCTTTGATACGGATGAGCCTCTCGATGANCCGATTTTAGAGGAACGAGCGCGGGAATTAGCCAAAGAGATCAGATGTCTAGTTTGCCAAAATCAGTCAGTTTTTGACTCTGATGCGGATCTGGCTAAAGATTTAAGAGTGTTAGTCCGGGAACGAGTTGCCGCAGGTGACTCGGATTTGAGTGTGAAGCAGTTCCTGGTAGAGCGCTATGGAGATTTTATTTTGTTGAAACCTCCTGTCAAACCACAAACTTATTTGCTTTGGTTTGGGCCACTGATAATAACTTTATGCGCTTTTATCTTTATCGGTTTTTGGTTGAGAGGTGTCTCCCGTGAACGCCCCGAGTTAAGTGAATTTTCTGCTGCCGAACGGAGGCGCATTGAAGACTTAATTAAAGATGAGGAAGGTGGGGCTTAA
- a CDS encoding DsbE family thiol:disulfide interchange protein yields MFSGNRRILYLLPTAVFVVLCGFLLRGLSLDPALVPTALIDKAVPHFDLAPLDSQTAPLASADLSGEVTLVNVFASWCGPCRIEHPLLMEIAGMDNINLYGINYKDDPAIARDWLTELGDPFTRIGADRDGRVAIELGVYGVPETFVIDREGRIRYKHVGPISEEDWSRELLPLIRNLRE; encoded by the coding sequence ATGTTTTCAGGTAATCGTAGGATTCTTTATTTGCTTCCAACTGCGGTGTTCGTAGTACTCTGTGGCTTTTTGCTTCGTGGCTTATCGTTGGACCCTGCTCTCGTCCCAACTGCTCTTATAGATAAGGCTGTCCCGCATTTTGATCTTGCGCCACTGGATTCTCAGACCGCCCCATTAGCTTCTGCTGATTTGAGTGGAGAAGTCACGTTGGTGAATGTTTTCGCTTCATGGTGCGGGCCGTGCCGTATAGAACATCCATTGCTCATGGAAATTGCAGGAATGGATAATATCAATTTGTATGGGATCAATTACAAGGATGATCCCGCTATCGCCCGAGACTGGCTCACGGAGCTTGGTGATCCATTTACAAGGATTGGTGCGGATCGTGATGGGCGAGTTGCCATCGAATTAGGTGTTTATGGTGTTCCAGAGACTTTCGTCATAGATAGGGAGGGGAGGATCCGATACAAGCACGTGGGCCCTATTTCTGAAGAAGATTGGAGTAGAGAGCTATTGCCACTTATTAGGAACCTTCGCGAATGA
- a CDS encoding heme lyase NrfEFG subunit NrfE (cytochrome c-type biogenesis protein; required for the transfer of heme to apocytochrome c), translating to MISEIGHIALIISLTIALVQGTAPMIGAARRDGQLMAIGKTAALXQFFFISIAFLALMNAYVTSDFSLANVAQNSHSAKPMLYKIAGVWGNHEGSLLLWVLILATFGAAVVFFGGNLPPTLCARVLAVQALIAVGFLSFTLFTSNPFERLFPVPLDGNGLNPLLQDPGLAFHPPFLYLGYVGFSIAFSFAIAALIEGRVDAAWARWVRPWTLVAWSFLTIGIALGSWWAYYELGWGGWWFWDPVENASFMPWLAGTALLHSAIVCEKRDALKAWTILLAIVTFSLSLLGTFLVRSGVLTSVHAFATDPERGVFILAFLVVVVGGSLSLFAIRAPQLKAGGLFSPVSREGGLVLNNLLLTSAAATVLLGTLYPLFVDALGIGKISVGPPYFNTVFIPLMTPLVVLAGIAPVLTWKRTDLYGVFLRMKFVAXLTLLVVAWCLYETWGSTFLGTLGIALSAWVGIAVLVDMGARVGLFRDPIRVSLSKAMRTPRSIYGMNVAHIGLAFLVAGITASSAWRTEVLRVVQVGETVSVSGYEFVFHGVEKIQGPNYSGERGHFSVKRDTRDAIQLFPENRFYPVQQQPTTEAAIYTGWRGDLYAVLGEPDAQGGWSARLYFNPLVSWIWLGSLVMALGGVISLSDRRHRVGAPHRIMSGKANNRVATNV from the coding sequence TTGATTTCAGAGATTGGNCACATCGCCTTAATAATATCGTTGACCATTGCTCTCGTCCAAGGCACAGCGCCAATGATAGGGGCTGCTAGACGTGACGGGCAGCTAATGGCTATTGGTAAAACAGCGGCGTTANTACAATTCTTTTTTATCTCGATTGCGTTTTTAGCTCTCATGAACGCTTATGTGACATCCGATTTTTCTCTTGCTAATGTTGCGCAAAACTCGCACTCAGCGAAACCTATGCTTTACAAAATCGCCGGAGTTTGGGGAAATCACGAGGGGTCGCTTCTGCTTTGGGTGCTTATTCTTGCGACTTTTGGGGCGGCAGTAGTCTTTTTCGGTGGGAACTTGCCTCCCACTTTATGTGCCCGTGTTTTAGCGGTGCAGGCTTTGATTGCAGTTGGTTTTCTATCGTTTACTTTATTCACCTCAAACCCATTTGAGCGTCTTTTCCCGGTTCCCTTGGATGGTAACGGACTGAACCCTCTTTTGCAGGATCCTGGTCTCGCCTTCCACCCACCCTTCCTCTACCTTGGCTATGTTGGCTTCTCCATTGCTTTTTCGTTTGCTATAGCAGCGTTAATCGAGGGGCGGGTGGATGCTGCATGGGCCCGCTGGGTGCGGCCATGGACTTTGGTGGCGTGGAGTTTCCTGACTATTGGAATTGCCCTAGGGAGTTGGTGGGCGTATTACGAATTAGGTTGGGGGGGGTGGTGGTTCTGGGATCCCGTAGAAAATGCTTCTTTCATGCCGTGGTTGGCAGGGACAGCTCTATTACACTCCGCGATTGTGTGTGAAAAACGGGATGCTCTTAAGGCATGGACAATATTACTTGCCATCGTGACGTTTTCGCTCAGTCTTTTGGGGACTTTTCTTGTTCGTTCGGGAGTGCTCACTTCCGTCCACGCATTTGCAACGGATCCTGAACGTGGGGTGTTTATCTTGGCCTTTTTAGTAGTTGTTGTGGGAGGGTCTCTTAGCTTGTTTGCCATTCGGGCACCGCAATTGAAGGCAGGAGGTTTGTTTTCTCCTGTTTCGAGAGAGGGGGGCTTAGTGTTGAACAATTTGTTGCTGACGTCGGCAGCGGCAACGGTTTTGTTAGGGACCCTCTACCCGTTGTTTGTGGACGCGTTGGGTATAGGAAAAATCTCGGTTGGGCCCCCATACTTTAATACGGTGTTCATTCCTCTGATGACACCCCTTGTGGTACTTGCGGGAATAGCGCCGGTGTTGACTTGGAAGCGGACTGATCTCTATGGGGTCTTCTTGAGGATGAAGTTTGTTGCAATNCTAACACTACTGGTTGTGGCTTGGTGTCTTTATGAGACGTGGGGAAGCACGTTCTTAGGAACACTGGGAATAGCCCTTAGTGCCTGGGTCGGGATAGCGGTTTTAGTTGATATGGGTGCAAGGGTTGGATTGTTTAGGGACCCTATCCGTGTGAGTCTTTCCAAGGCTATGCGGACGCCTAGATCGATTTATGGTATGAATGTGGCCCATATCGGGCTGGCATTCTTGGTGGCAGGAATTACGGCATCCAGTGCGTGGCGTACCGAAGTGTTGCGAGTAGTACAGGTTGGCGAAACCGTATCTGTGTCAGGGTACGAGTTTGTTTTCCATGGAGTAGAAAAAATCCAAGGNCCAAACTATTCGGGTGAGCGCGGTCACTTTAGTGTTAAACGGGATACACGTGATGCTATTCAGTTGTTTCCTGAAAACAGGTTTTATCCGGTGCAGCAGCAGCCAACCACAGAGGCAGCTATATACACAGGCTGGCGCGGCGATTTATATGCGGTTTTGGGGGAACCCGATGCCCAAGGGGGCTGGTCTGCTCGNCTTTATTTCAATCCCCTTGTTTCTTGGATTTGGCTAGGCTCATTGGTGATGGCCTTGGGAGGAGTAATTTCTCTAAGTGATCGCAGACATCGAGTGGGTGCCCCTCATAGGATTATGTCTGGAAAAGCGAATAATCGAGTGGCAACAAACGTGTGA
- a CDS encoding cytochrome c maturation protein CcmE, whose amino-acid sequence MTPKRRRLYLVGGGMTSLGLAVCLVIFAFQDNLVFFYSPSEIAKQPLAAEQRIRVGGLVQEGSVVSEGDGLTTRFRITDLSESIAVTYTGILPSLFREGQGVIVQGYLQSPESFVADEVLAKHDENYMPPEVAEALKKSGQWKESGD is encoded by the coding sequence ATGACCCCTAAACGGCGGAGGTTATATCTTGTAGGTGGAGGCATGACTTCGTTGGGCCTAGCAGTCTGTCTCGTTATTTTTGCTTTTCAGGATAATTTAGTTTTTTTCTATAGCCCTAGCGAGATCGCTAAGCAGCCCTTGGCGGCAGAACAGAGAATTCGGGTGGGTGGCTTGGTGCAAGAGGGAAGTGTGGTCTCGGAGGGAGATGGTCTTACGACCCGTTTTCGTATCACAGATCTCTCTGAGAGCATTGCGGTAACATACACCGGTATCCTTCCGAGTTTGTTTAGAGAGGGACAGGGCGTTATTGTCCAAGGCTATCTGCAGAGCCCAGAGAGTTTTGTGGCGGACGAGGTTTTGGCAAAACACGATGAGAACTATATGCCCCCGGAGGTTGCTGAGGCATTAAAGAAGTCGGGCCAATGGAAGGAGAGTGGAGATTGA
- the ccmD gene encoding heme exporter protein CcmD: protein MEALNEYLWMGGDGIFIWSAYSAAAILLGGLALVMLVGKRSVEKRLELLGDKHSQTRREAGAHDDP from the coding sequence TTGGAAGCTCTGAATGAATATCTTTGGATGGGTGGGGATGGAATTTTTATTTGGTCGGCATACTCTGCAGCGGCAATTCTCCTTGGTGGCCTTGCTTTGGTAATGCTTGTTGGCAAACGGAGTGTTGAAAAGCGGTTAGAACTGTTAGGGGACAAGCATAGTCAAACAAGGAGGGAGGCAGGTGCCCATGATGACCCCTAA
- a CDS encoding heme transporter HemC translates to MXNLHRYGNPNQFXRLSSLIVPVAGLLTCLLFPIGLYLALFVSPPDYEQRETVRIMYVHVPAAWMALLSYTLMATFSATALIWRHPLANVMARSVAPIGASFTLICLITGSLWGQPTWGTWWVWDARLTSVLILFFLFVGYLXLYGAFDDMAKGARAAGLIAXVGFIFVPIIKFSVDLLDLRTLHQGASVSKLSSPAIHESMMWPLMIMAAAYLCYLITFLLLGVRTEIMAARVRADHRMRAEKGVQLGSSE, encoded by the coding sequence ATGATNAATCTACATAGATATGGAAACCCTAATCAGTTTATNAGGCTTTCGTCGCTGATTGTTCCTGTGGCAGGGCTCCTAACCTGTTTGCTCTTTCCGATAGGATTGTATCTAGCTTTGTTTGTTTCACCTCCGGACTACGAGCAACGTGAAACGGTCCGTATTATGTATGTTCACGTCCCTGCCGCTTGGATGGCCTTATTGAGTTACACTCTCATGGCTACTTTCTCGGCCACCGCGCTTATTTGGCGACATCCTCTGGCTAACGTAATGGCTAGGAGTGTTGCTCCTATAGGCGCTTCCTTCACGCTAATTTGTTTGATAACGGGCTCTCTCTGGGGGCAGCCAACGTGGGGCACATGGTGGGTTTGGGACGCTCGCTTGACATCAGTATTAATTTTGTTTTTTTTGTTTGTCGGTTACTTGNTTCTATATGGTGCCTTTGATGATATGGCNAAAGGAGCGAGGGCTGCCGGTCTAATTGCCATNGTGGGGTTCATATTTGTTCCAATAATAAAATTTTCGGTTGATCTTCTGGATTTACGCACCCTGCACCAGGGAGCTAGCGTTTCAAAGTTGTCTTCGCCCGCTATTCATGAGTCTATGATGTGGCCCCTGATGATCATGGCAGCAGCCTATTTGTGTTACCTAATTACATTTCTTCTACTGGGGGTTCGAACAGAAATTATGGCAGCCCGTGTGAGAGCAGACCATCGAATGCGGGCAGAGAAAGGAGTTCAGCTTGGAAGCTCTGAATGA
- the ccmB gene encoding heme exporter protein CcmB, with protein MRIWWILVQRDLLMAWRSSSDIFSVVMFFVLAVVLFPLGVGPEVDTLRKIAPGIIWVAALLAAMLSLDQLFQSDADDGSLDLXLVAPIPLETIVIAKCCAHWMVTGLPLIMVAPILGILLNLPLSGFAVMIITLVISTPTISLLGSVGAALTIGARRGGVLVALLILPLLTPILIMSANAIDLALVGLNYTPLIALLGAFFLICLVICPFVAAAALRLAAE; from the coding sequence ATGAGAATTTGGTGGATATTGGTGCAGCGCGATTTGTTAATGGCTTGGCGGAGTTCCAGTGATATTTTTTCAGTTGTAATGTTTTTTGTTTTGGCGGTGGTTCTATTCCCTCTTGGAGTGGGGCCCGAGGTCGATACACTCAGGAAGATAGCCCCAGGTATCATTTGGGTAGCGGCATTGCTAGCCGCTATGTTGTCCTTAGACCAGCTGTTTCAGTCGGACGCTGATGATGGTAGTCTGGATTTGNTGCTCGTAGCGCCTATTCCCCTGGAGACTATTGTGATAGCCAAGTGTTGCGCCCATTGGATGGTCACGGGCTTGCCCTTAATAATGGTCGCTCCTATTTTGGGAATATTGCTGAACCTACCTCTTTCTGGATTTGCCGTGATGATAATTACACTGGTTATCTCAACTCCAACGATTAGCTTGCTGGGCTCCGTGGGCGCTGCTCTGACCATTGGTGCCCGCCGAGGCGGAGTGCTTGTAGCGCTCTTGATTTTACCATTGCTCACTCCAATCTTGATAATGAGTGCGAACGCGATCGACCTAGCTCTGGTGGGCTTAAATTACACCCCACTGATAGCATTACTGGGAGCCTTTTTCTTGATATGCCTGGTAATTTGTCCTTTTGTTGCGGCGGCGGCTTTACGGCTAGCCGCAGAATAA
- the ccmA gene encoding heme ABC exporter ATP-binding protein CcmA — MLNAVNLGLRRGDTLLFEGMDWSIEAGGALILNGPNGSGKSSLLRVIAGLLSPSEGYVECQGEKVYRAEGYRMAMHYVGHLNPLKPVFSVFENIKFWAELHGGGEITPALRAFGLENLGDVPGRLLSSGQKRRVVLANLLTVWRPIWLLDEPSIGLDEESVXALVDAIEAHRATGGVVVAATHGELKLQEAATISLGLGSA; from the coding sequence ATTTTAAACGCGGTAAATCTTGGCCTTAGACGGGGTGATACCTTGCTTTTTGAGGGGATGGATTGGTCTATTGAGGCCGGTGGAGCCCTAATACTTAATGGTCCTAATGGGAGCGGGAAGAGTAGCCTCTTACGAGTGATTGCAGGCTTGCTAAGTCCATCAGAAGGCTACGTGGAGTGTCAGGGCGAGAAGGTTTATAGAGCAGAAGGTTATAGGATGGCCATGCACTATGTTGGCCACTTAAATCCCCTTAAACCAGTCTTTAGTGTCTTTGAAAACATCAAATTTTGGGCGGAATTGCATGGTGGTGGGGAAATAACGCCAGCTTTAAGGGCCTTTGGACTGGAGAATCTTGGAGATGTCCCGGGTCGATTGTTGTCTTCGGGTCAAAAGAGGCGGGTAGTATTAGCTAATTTATTGACGGTTTGGAGGCCAATATGGCTGTTGGACGAGCCCTCTATCGGCCTTGATGAGGAGTCAGTGGNAGCTTTGGTCGATGCCATAGAGGCCCATCGGGCAACGGGCGGTGTCGTTGTTGCGGCAACTCATGGAGAGTTAAAACTACAGGAAGCTGCGACAATTTCCCTAGGATTGGGGTCGGCATGA